A DNA window from Amycolatopsis sp. DSM 110486 contains the following coding sequences:
- a CDS encoding DinB family protein gives MEIPQHFSPVAESTREAIPRLAGERDTLVAFLDWHRETFAVKCAGLGQDALSTKAVSPSGLSLHGILRHLAGVERWWFQQQFAGADVPLLHYSDDEPNQDFDSLDGDVTEAMALWRTECARSREIVASASSLEDRGTSLVTGEPFTLRWLLVHQIAEYARHNGHADLLRESLDGTVGH, from the coding sequence ATGGAAATTCCTCAGCATTTCTCGCCCGTGGCCGAAAGCACGCGAGAGGCCATCCCCAGGCTGGCCGGTGAGCGCGACACCCTGGTCGCGTTCCTCGACTGGCACCGCGAGACGTTCGCGGTGAAGTGCGCGGGCCTCGGGCAGGACGCCCTGTCGACCAAGGCCGTGTCCCCGTCGGGCCTTTCCCTGCACGGCATCCTGCGCCACCTCGCGGGCGTCGAACGCTGGTGGTTCCAACAACAGTTCGCCGGCGCCGACGTGCCCCTCCTCCACTACTCCGACGACGAACCCAACCAGGACTTCGACTCCCTCGACGGCGACGTCACCGAGGCAATGGCCTTGTGGCGCACGGAGTGCGCACGCTCGCGGGAGATCGTCGCGTCGGCTTCCTCGCTGGAGGACCGGGGAACGTCGCTGGTGACCGGTGAGCCGTTCACGTTGCGGTGGTTACTGGTGCACCAGATCGCGGAGTACGCGCGGCACAACGGCCACGCTGATCTGCTGCGCGAATCCCTCGACGGCACGGTGGGCCACTGA
- the pcaB gene encoding 3-carboxy-cis,cis-muconate cycloisomerase, giving the protein MSVDPDSGLLSPVRAGTPVEAVTGDNAVVGAMLAAEAALARAQARLGTVPTGAAEAITAKAAEVAREIDVVALAKTARATANPVVGLVKELTAAVGATHADYVHRGSTSQDIVDTALMIVARNALELLRDDLATTAAALADLARAHRDTVMPGRTLTAHAVPTTFGLKAAGWRQYVLDAAGRVRRLELPVSLGGAAGTLAAYVEYGDGTEDYAERLVEAFAEETGLATTTLPWHANRTPVADLVAALAQTATALGKFAVDVQVLTRTEIGEVAEPTGGGSSAMPHKRNPVLSALIRSAALQVPVLAAGVTQSGLAEDERSAGVWQAEWQLLRECLRLTGGAAHTAVELARGLAVDAERMREDVGLTHGLIVSERLSAALAPLLGKARAKDVLGEASKRAVGENRPLRDVLAEISQVTDVLDPAKLDDLLDPAQYTGAAGRLVDRALEGDGK; this is encoded by the coding sequence ATGAGCGTCGATCCTGATTCCGGGTTGTTGTCGCCCGTGCGGGCCGGGACGCCGGTCGAGGCGGTGACCGGGGACAACGCGGTGGTGGGGGCGATGCTGGCGGCCGAGGCGGCCCTGGCGAGGGCGCAGGCGCGGCTGGGGACCGTGCCGACCGGGGCGGCGGAGGCGATCACCGCGAAGGCCGCCGAGGTGGCGCGGGAGATCGACGTGGTGGCGCTGGCGAAGACGGCGCGTGCGACGGCGAATCCCGTTGTAGGGCTGGTCAAGGAGCTGACGGCGGCCGTCGGGGCCACGCATGCCGACTACGTGCACCGCGGGTCGACGAGTCAGGACATCGTCGACACGGCGTTGATGATCGTCGCGAGGAACGCGCTGGAGCTGCTGCGAGACGACTTGGCGACAACCGCGGCGGCGCTTGCGGACCTGGCTCGCGCGCACCGCGACACCGTGATGCCGGGCCGGACACTGACGGCCCACGCCGTACCGACGACGTTCGGGCTCAAGGCCGCGGGCTGGCGGCAGTACGTGCTCGACGCGGCAGGGCGGGTGCGCCGCCTCGAGCTGCCCGTGTCGCTGGGCGGCGCGGCCGGGACGCTGGCCGCGTACGTCGAGTACGGCGACGGCACCGAGGACTACGCGGAGCGGCTCGTCGAGGCCTTCGCCGAGGAAACCGGCCTGGCCACCACGACGTTGCCCTGGCACGCGAACCGCACGCCCGTCGCGGATCTCGTGGCCGCGCTGGCCCAAACGGCCACGGCGCTGGGCAAGTTCGCGGTCGACGTCCAGGTGCTCACGCGCACCGAGATCGGCGAGGTCGCGGAGCCCACGGGCGGTGGCTCGTCGGCGATGCCGCACAAGCGCAACCCCGTGCTGTCGGCCCTGATCCGCTCGGCGGCGCTGCAGGTGCCGGTGCTGGCGGCGGGCGTGACGCAGTCCGGGCTGGCGGAGGACGAGCGGTCCGCCGGCGTGTGGCAGGCCGAGTGGCAGCTGCTGCGCGAGTGCCTGCGCCTCACGGGCGGGGCGGCGCACACGGCCGTCGAGCTGGCGCGCGGCCTGGCCGTGGACGCGGAGCGGATGCGGGAGGACGTCGGCCTCACGCACGGGCTGATCGTGTCGGAACGGCTGTCGGCCGCGCTGGCGCCGTTGCTCGGCAAGGCGCGGGCGAAGGACGTGCTCGGTGAAGCGTCGAAGCGGGCGGTGGGCGAGAACCGGCCGCTGCGGGACGTCCTCGCCGAGATATCCCAGGTCACCGATGTCCTGGACCCCGCGAAGCTCGACGACCTCCTCGACCCCGCCCAGTACACGGGCGCGGCAGGGCGACTGGTCGACCGCGCCCTCGAAGGTGACGGAAAGTAG